A window of Mytilus edulis chromosome 10, xbMytEdul2.2, whole genome shotgun sequence contains these coding sequences:
- the LOC139491808 gene encoding uncharacterized metal-dependent hydrolase BUsg_343-like — protein MEEEELDYEPEEEEVGVLKEQIEKEGCLLKEQRIKGSSNNKKRSRPCCICSGRFVNVRRHVLRAHVPWYTAPLLACWTCQLQFGQQGAFTIHCNDYHNSEQTHGYKEEFLVDWVELMNGLLIELCRQFAVSTLDKLVTFAREMSTLEQCDKATFHQTDLPFLLNFNRINHFHSSSAYTVFPPSNIHSLLHWKVLALLIKSSEDSENLLSYNCKLSLCKITSHPIHTVIDTHFHWDKFFLQARFSGLPSYIWEEQDNEKFQIRKLISNFVFPSRWTACLDGDLLREDKRILHTIGIHPKVAGNQVGRNFNELKRRIPGNFLAIGECGLDVSQGEKDIREQVKVLRVQLELARDYKLPVVIHCRGKNITARCLDIMSEILDRDHGVHWHCFSQDKTTYENIKRCFPNTKFGISPLLLMEDTYPQLRSQVCEMSLEDIILESDAPYLHPKNYEDSSPILIRSIIQKLSIMFNIPGREIADITTRNAQQLYKFE, from the coding sequence atGGAAGAGGAAGAGCTAGACTATGAGCCAGAAGAAGAGGAAGTGGGGGTGCTGAAAGAACAGATAGAAAAGGAAGGGTGTTTGCTGAAAGAACAAAGAATTAAAGGTAgcagtaataataaaaaaagatcaaGACCATGCTGTATATGCTCTGGTAGGTTTGTGAATGTAAGAAGACATGTACTTCGGGCTCATGTACCCTGGTATACTGCACCTCTGTTGGCATGTTGGACCTGTCAACTTCAATTTGGCCAACAGGGTGCATTTACTATACATTGCAACGACTATCACAACTCAGAGCAGACACATGGGTATAAAGAGGAATTTTTGGTTGACTGGGTTGAATTGATGAATGGCTTACTCATAGAACTTTGTCGTCAGTTCGCGGTTTCCACACTGGACAAATTGGTAACATTCGCCAGGGAGATGTCCACTCTAGAACAGTGTGACAAAGCAACCTTTCATCAAACAGACCTGCCGTTTCTGCTAAATTTCAACAGGATAAACCATTTTCACTCATCATCAGCTTACACGGTCTTTCCACCATCAAACATACATTCTCTCTTACACTGGAAAGTCTTAGCTTTATTAATCAAATCATCCGAGGATTCCGAAAATTTACTTTCATATAATTGTAAATTGTCTCTATGTAAAATTACTTCACATCCGATACACACAGTTATTGACACACATTTTCATTGGGACAAATTCTTCCTACAAGCCAGATTTTCTGGCTTGCCTTCATACATTTGGGAAGAACAAGATAATGAAAAATTTCAGATTagaaaattaatatcaaattttgtttttccaAGTCGATGGACAGCTTGCCTAGATGGGGATTTGTTAAGGGAGGATAAGAGAATTCTCCACACTATTGGAATCCATCCGAAGGTAGCAGGGAACCAGGTGGGTCGGAACTTTAATGAGTTGAAAAGAAGAATCCCAGGTAATTTTTTAGCAATAGGGGAATGTGGATTGGACGTAAGTCAGGGGGAGAAAGATATAAGAGAGCAAGTTAAGGTACTACGAGTACAATTAGAGTTGGCCAGAGATTACAAGTTACCTGTCGTAATTCACTGCAGAGGTAAAAACATAACTGCCAGGTGCTTAGATATCATGTCAGAGATACTGGACAGGGATCATGGTGTCCACTGGCACTGTTTCTCCCAGGACAAGACaacatatgaaaatataaagCGGTGTTTTCCtaatacaaaatttggtattTCTCCATTACTGTTAATGGAGGATACCTATCCACAACTCCGCTCACAGGTTTGCGAGATGAGCCTAGAGGACATCATTCTGGAAAGTGATGCACCATACCTCCACCCCAAGAACTATGAGGACAGTTCTCCAATATTGATTAGATCTATTATACAGAAATTGTCTATCATGTTTAATATTCCAGGAAGGGAAATTGCTGACATCACCACCCGAAATGCTCAGCAGCTATATAAGTTTGAATAG
- the LOC139491809 gene encoding paraneoplastic antigen Ma3 homolog — MATNFKEEEIITAQPKSPKTPTAEMMKTFEMFEKMGAKPKADTPEDLKNWMMEYLMSQGALKEQKPEPAPNLQPHSLVAPPKPVNVTKMMMNHPPKITWFSGTEPKAGDTTYELWRHEVQCLLKQNYEQDAILNAVRRSLRGEAGLVAMRLELNATVKVIIQKLDSIYGSVDKKEELLAEFYGSRQRPTESVTAWSCRLEGIIGKAVDRGLVQRKDVDNMLHAMIWTGLKPHLKDISGHKYDTIGDFDGLRVALRQIESDHSSRSETLPAETKTHINKAITTQPEDEGLQEIKGLINQIHTRLDCNDKRWEQAPWNHQEQHTQPPQFQPPNQSRQWQQPNQSSPWQQQPQFGQQQQNRGGYRGRGGNSNRGRGQNNYRGGRDNPDRDYQCWRCGQTGHLKIGCKVRMDHSQQHLNSNKPMQGERP, encoded by the coding sequence ATGGCTACTAATTTCAAGGAAGAAGAAATTATTACTGCACAGCCAAAAAGTCCAAAGACGCCTACAGCTGAGATGATGAAGACTTTTGAGATGTTTGAAAAGATGGGAGCTAAACCTAAAGCTGATACCCCTGAGGACTTAAAGAATTGGATGATGGAATATCTGATGTCACAGGGAGCACTCAAGGAACAGAAACCAGAACCAGCTCCTAATTTACAGCCACATTCACTTGTAGCACCACCTAAACCAGTTAATGTGACCAAGATGATGATGAACCATCCACCAAAGATAACCTGGTTTTCAGGAACAGAACCAAAGGCAGGCGACACTACCTATGAATTATGGAGACATGAAGTCCAGTGTTTACTTAAGCAGAATTATGAGCAAGATGCTATATTGAATGCAGTAAGAAGATCATTAAGAGGGGAAGCAGGACTTGTAGCTATGAGGTTGGAACTCAACGCAACTGTAAAAGTTATAATCCAGAAACTTGATAGCATATATGGAAGTGTGGACAAGAAAGAAGAGCTTTTAGCTGAGTTTTATGGTTCAAGACAACGACCAACAGAAAGTGTAACAGCCTGGAGTTGTAGACTGGAAGGAATTATTGGAAAAGCAGTTGATAGAGGACTTGTACAGAGAAAAGATGTTGATAACATGCTTCATGCAATGATTTGGACAGGATTAAAACCACACTTGAAGGATATTTCAGGACATAAATATGATACCATTGGTGATTTTGATGGACTACGTGTAGCTTTAAGGCAAATAGAGAGTGATCATAGCAGCAGAAGTGAAACACTACCAGCAGAGACCAAGACACACATAAACAAGGCTATAACAACCCAACCTGAAGACGAAGGTCTACAGGAGATCAAAGGTTTGATTAATCAGATACATACCAGACTGGATTGTAATGATAAAAGATGGGAGCAAGCACCATGGAACCATCAGGAACAACATACACAACCCCCACAATTTCAACCACCAAATCAGTCGAGACAATGGCAGCAGCCCAATCAGTCATCACCATGGCAACAGCAACCACAGTTtggacaacaacaacaaaatagagGAGGATATAGAGGTAGAGGAGGAAATTCAAATAGAGGTAGAGGACAGAACAACTACAGAGGAGGAAGAGATAATCCAGATAGAGATTACCAATGCTGGAGATGTGGACAGACAGGACATCTGAAGATAGGATGCAAAGTTAGAATGGATCATAGTCAGCAACATTTAAACTCCAACAAGCCTATGCAGGGGGAACGTCCATAG